Sequence from the Pseudomonas frederiksbergensis genome:
TGCTGGGCGCGGGCGGCCTGGAGCAGCGCTTCGGGGCTGTCGACGGTGGCGCTGTCGAGGCGGTAGTCGTGCTTGAGAAAGCGTCCGGTGCTGTTGCTGTCGATGATCGCCAGCTCGGCCCCGCGTAGCCCGGCGTCGGTGGGCTCGGCGATGACATTGGACAACAGCGGGCCTGGATCGGGACGGTAACCGAGGTAGCCGATGCGCACTTGCAATGGCACGGTATCGCCTGCCTGGGCGGTTGCCGCGGCCAACAGGTAAACCAGGGCGTAACTGACAAGCCGGCGCATGACGTCCTCCATTGCAGGTAGCGCCAGCATAGGAAGGCCACGGCCCTGGGGAAATATGCAGAAAGTACCGCCGGGGCAGTACCAAGGTAGTAGCTCGGTCCGGGCGCCGGGGTTTTAGGATGCTTCCAATCGTCATTGATCAGGGAGCGAACAGGTCATGCGGGTTTTCAAGACGCTGCTGTTGCCGTTATTGCTGATCCTGAGCTTGATTGGAGTGGATCGACCCAAAGTGTCCCCTGTGGGGACGCGCCTGCTCGCGAAAGCAGTGGTTCAGCCGGCCTTGATGTTGGACGTGCCGCCGTTTTCGCGAGCAGGCGCGCTCCCACAGGGGGCCGGCGTGATTCGCAGGTTGGAGCACTGACCATGTCAGCCCTCTGGCGAATCAACCTCTGGGTCTCAGCGTTCTTTGCCTTGGTCACCCTGGCCTGTGCAACGCTGCTGCTGCACCAGGCCACGGCCGATGTGACACGCGAACTGCAATCGGCCGAGTCGGTGGTGCATTACCTGCGCGAGACCGCCCAGCGCGATCCGGCCAGCCTTCAATCGCGGCTCACCGGCAGCCTGCGTCACGTGCGGGTGCGTTGGTTGGCCGCCGCAGAGCATTCGCCGGCCCAGGAGCCCGGCTTGAACGCCTGGCTGGGGCGTCGACTCTTGCACGACGGTCCTGTCGCCCAGGTCGTTGAATTGCAGGACGGTCGTCGAGCCTGGATCGCCGTTGACCCCGGGGATGAAGTGGATGAAATCCTCGATTCCCTGGTGCAACTGCTCGGTGTTTGCGCGATGGCCTGGCTGCTCAGCCTGCTGGCAATCCGTTGGGCGGTGCGCCGGGGCATGCGCTTGCTGGACGATTTGCTGCGGGCGCTGCACCAGGTGTCCGCGGGCGACCTGCACGTGAACCTGCGGACCGAAGGCCTTTCGGAAGCCCAGCAACTGGCGGAGCATTTCAATCGGATGACTGCCGCCCTGGCCCAGACCCGGGCGGACAATGCCCGGCTGACCCAGGCGTTGCTGGCGGTACAAGAGCAGGAACGCAGATCCCTTGCGCAAACCTTGCACGACGATCTGGGCCAATATGTGGCGGGCATTCGAGCGCGGGCCTGTCTGCTGCGGCTGGTAATCCATCAGCCGCCGGCGCTGGAGCAGACCGCCAGCGAGTTGGAAGAACACTGTGACCATTTGCAGCAAGGCTTTCGCGCCTTGGTCAACGACTTGTACCCCGTCGTGCTCCAGCATTTGCCGTTGGGCGAAGCCATCGAGTTGTTGGCCCGGCAATGGCAGGACAGCCACGGCATCGCCTGCCAGTTGCGGGTCGATGGCGCGATACCGCCATTGGCCGGGTCGGACAAAGCCCACCTGTACCGCCTGTTGCAGGAAGCGCTGACCAACATCGCCCGGCATGCCGACGCCAGCCAGGTGCGGATCCGCATGCAGCATCGCGCCGGTCGCCTGCGGCTATGGGTGCGCGATAACGGACGCGGTGCCAAGCAGCCCGCCCGGGCCGGGGTGGGCTTGCATTCGATGGCCGAACGGGCCCGCAGCCTCGGCGGTGAGCTGCGGGTCATGAGCCGGCCCGGCGCGGGTTGGGCGCTGGACTTGAACATTCCCCTGGAGGCGTCATGAACATTTTGTTGGTGGATGACCACGCCGTGGTCCGGCAAGGCTACGCCAGCCTGTTGCGGGCACTGATGCCGGAGCTGCAGGTTCGCGAAGCCGCTTCGGGCGAAGAGGCATTGAGCCAGGTGCAGGAGCAAGTGCCAAACCTGGTGATCATGGACTTCGGCCTGCCGGGCATCAGCGGGCTGGAAACCACCCGGCGCCTGCGCCAACGCTTGCCGCAACTGCGGGTGCTGTTCTTCAGCATGCACGACGAATTGCCGTTGGTGCGCCAGGCGCTGGAGGCGGGCGCGGCGGGCTATCTGACCAAGAACTCGGCACCGCAGGTATTGGTGGAGGCGGTGCGGCGGGTGCTGGCCGGCCACGCCTACATCGAGCAGGCTCTGGCCACTCAGTTGGCCTGCGCAACCAACCGCCACGACAGCGATCCGCGCCTGCAATCAATGACCCAGCGGGAGTTGGAAATCTTCGTCATGCTCGCCAAGGGCACCCCCGCGCGGACCATTGCCGAACAGCTGTGCATCAGCGCCAAGACCGTGTCCAACCACCTGACGTTGCTCAAGAGCAAATTGCAGGTCAGTTCCCACGCCGAGTTGGTGCATTTGGGAATTGATATGGGGGTGGTGCGGGTGGCGGGGTGAAACCAGGCGATGAAGATAAATTATGGTGAGGGGGATTTATCCCCTCGCCACGGGTAATGTGTTCAGCGCTCCCAAGACGTTGGGCACCCGACACACCCCTTCATATTCGCATCCTGGAAATTCCCGTAATGCTGGCGCGAACCCGTCAGGTTGGCCTGTTCCAGATTGCTTTCGCCGAGCTTGACCTCTTGTAGGTTGGCATCGCGCAAATCGGCGCCCTTGAGGTCGGCCTTGCTCAGCCAAGCCATTTCCAGGTCGGCGGCTTGAAGGTTGGCGTCGTGCAGACGGGCGCCGGACAAGCGGGCGAACTGGAGATAGGCCGCTGTCAAATCAGCGCGCTGAAATTGCGCACCCTGGGCAAACAGGCCCCAGCCCTGGATCGCCTTCAGCGTGGCACCGCTGAAGTCCGCCAGGCGCAGGTTGCTTTGTTGCAGGCTTGCGCGACTCAGGTTGGCGCCCTGTAGCTGGGCTTTTTCCAGATTGGCCAGGTCCAGTCGCGCGTGGCGCAGGTCGGCATCGCGCAGATCCGCGCCGGCGAGGTTCATCTTGCGCAGGTCCTGGTTGGCCAGTTGTGCGCCGCGCAGGTTGGCGCCGGGGCATTGGCTGGATTCGGCGATGGTGCAGCCGTTGATTGTCAGCGGGATATCAGTGTCGTCGGCATGGGCAACGGCGCCGATGAACAGAAATAGCAATGGCAGTGACTTCATGGCATGAACTCAGGCAAGTGTTGGAGCGGGCTTGCTCCGGGCGGCGATCCGACGAAGACGTCGGCACAGTCAGAATCCCTATCAACTGAACCACCGCTTTCACGAGCAAGCCCGCTCCAACTGGGGATGGGGTACAAGTCAGGGGTTATTTCTGCGCCGTCGCCTTATCCCAACTCGGGATCTTGAACACCCAGAACGACCCGCCCTGGGCCACCGGCTTGGTCAGTTCGGCCATGTCGCCGCCCCACAACGGCACGGCGCCGCCATAGCCGACGGTCACGCCGATGTACTGCTCGCCGTCCTGCTCCCACGTAACCGGCGGGGAGACGATGCCGCTGCCGGTCTGGAACTTCCACAGCTCCTTGCCGGTTTTCGCATCGAAGGCCTTGAAGAAGCCGTCACCGGTGCCGGTGAACACCAGGTTGCCCTTGGTTGCCAGCACGCCGGCCCACAATGGCAGTGGTTCCTTGTGCTCCCACACCACTTTGCCGGTGGTGGGGTTCATCGCCCGCAAACTGCCGACGTGATCGTCATACATACGCTTGATGCGGAAGCCCATGCCCAGGTAGGCCGAGCCTTTCTTGTAACTGACTTCCTCGGTCCAGTATTCCTCTTTCCACTGGTTGCCCGGTACGTAGAAAAGCCCGGTGTCCTGGCTGTAGGCCATGGGGTTCCAGTTCTTGCCACCGAGGAACGGCGGCGAGACTTCCACCGGTTTGCCCTTGGTTTCACCGGGCAGAGGCTTGGCCGGACGCTGGCCCGGGTTTTCCACCGGGCGGCCGGTCTTCAAGTCGATGTGGCTGGCCCAGGTGATGTTATCGACGAAGGGAAAGGCGTTCTGCAGCTTGCCGTTGTTGCGGTCCACCACGTAGAAGAAGCCGTTGCGGTCGGCGTGGGCGGTAGCCTTGACGACTTTGCCGTCCTTGTCCTTGTAGTCGAACAGCACCAGTTCGTTGTTGCCGGAGAAGTCCCAGGCATCGTTGGGCGTGTGCTGGTAGAACCATTTCACTTCACCCGTGCTTGGATCGACGCCCACCTGGCCCGAGGTATAGAGGCTGTCGTAGTCATGGGGATTGCCGTCCTTGGCCGTGCGCGCCCAGGTGTTCCAGGGGCCTGGGTTACCCGCGCCGACGATGATGGTGTTGGTCTCCGGGTCGAAGCTGGCGCTCTGCCAAGGCGCGCCGCCGCCGTGGCTCCAGGCCTCGACCTTGCCGGTCTCGGTGGTCTTGTCGTCAGGCCATGAGGGCGCCTTGACGTCGCCGGTCGGCGTGCTGTCCTTGCCATTTAGACGGCCCATGTGGCCTTCGACGAACGGGCGCATCCAGACTTCCTCGCCGGTGTCCGGGTCACGGGCGAACAACTGCCCGACGACACCGAACTCGTCGCCGGAACTGCCGTGGATCAGCAGGACTTTGCCGCTGGTCTTGTCCTTGATCAGCACCGGGGCCCCGGTCATGGTGTAGCCGCCGGCGTGGTCACCGAACTTCTTGTTCCACACCACTTTGCCGGTGTTCTTGTCCAGGGCGACAACCCGGGCGTCGAGCGTGCCGAAATAGATCTTGTCGCCGTAGATGGCCGCGCCGCGATTGACCACGTCGCAGCACGGGCGAATGTTGTCCGGCAGCCGGTGGTTGTAGGTCCACAAGCGCTTGCCGGTCTTGGCGTCGAGGGCGAATACCCGCGAATACGAGCCGGTGACGTAGACCACGCCGTCGCTGACGATGGCCTGGGACTCCTGGCCGCGCTGTTTTTCGTCGCCGAATGAATAGGACCAGGCCGGGGTCAGCTTGAACACGTTTTTGTCGTTGACCTGGGCCAGCGGGCTCCAGCGCTGGGCGTTCGTGCCCATGCCGTATTGCAGCACGTCCTTGGTGGTCAGGTGGTCGTTGGCAATGTCTTCCCAGCTAACGGCAGCGTTGGCCTGCGGGCCCAGGGACAGGCTGCCGGCCAGCAGCAAGGCAACGGTCAGGGAGGAGAGGGCAGGGAGCGTTTTTATTGTCATGGTGGGATTTCCCAGTGAGGTTTTGGCCTGACTAGGGTCGGTCTCATCACCCACGACCGATACGGAAAAAGTCCCGCCCTTGCCGGGAAGACTTCCCAAACCGCCTGTCTTTGCGACTTGCGTCGGATGGCCTGCTACCAAGGAACTAGACCCCGGCCACCAAAGCAGCATTCGGCTGGTGGCAAGCGGTTCCTAAGATGACGGCACGGCCTCTGCGAAGAGGTCTTGCGTGCAATTTCGAGGGCATAACAATGACAACAAAACGCAACGCCATCATCGCTACCGCATTGCTGATGGGGCTGACCGGCGCAGGCTCCGCGTGGGCCCATGGCAACGTGGTGCCCCAGGCAGTGGAAACCAAGGGACTGACCCCGATCAAGGACACCAACCTGCCATTGGATGCCGATGGCTGGGCCGCACAGAACCCCTATCGCAATTCTCCTGAGCGGGACAAAGCCGTGGAAATCGGCGCCTCGGCCTATAACCAGAACTGCGCGGCCTGCCATGGCCTGGAAGCCAAGTCCGGCGGGATCGCCCCGGACCTGCGCATGCTCGACGCCGCCGAAGCCGGTGACGAATGGTTCGTTGAACGCGTGCGCCACGGCGCGGTGCGCGACGGCCGCGTGTATATGCCGAAAATGGCCGATTACCTGAGCCAGGAAGCGCTTTGGGCGGTGCGGACCTATCTGGACAGCGTACACGTCGAGGAGTGATTGCCATGCGCCTGTTCGCGTGGGTGATGTGTAGCCTGCTGCTTTGTGGCCAGGCGGCGCAGGCGCAGGTCCGCAGTTACGACCAGATGATCGCCGACGGCGAATTGAAGGTGGCGGTCTACAAGGATTTCGCCCCGTACAGTTTCGAAGACCAGGGCGAGCCCCGGGGCGTCGATGTGGAATTGGCGCAGGCGCTGGCCAAGGCCATGGGCGTGCGGCTGAAATTGATGTGGGCACCACCCGGTGAAAAGCTCGACGATGACCTGCGCGACTACATCTGGCGCAGCAGTCCGCTGCACGACCGGCAACTGGCCGACCTGATGATGCGCGTTCCGTACGACCACGACTATGTGCAACGGCGCAACGACATCGGTGAGCTGGAAAATGCCCAGGTCGTGATGTTCGGGCCGTATCAGCAGGAGTGCTGGCAGGTGGCGTATGACCGCCGCCGACTGGATTCGGTGGGCAGTGTCGCGGTGTTCCAGCAACACCCGATCGGCGTCGAAGTCGACAGCGTGCCGTCGTTCTACCTGACCTCGGTGTTCAACGGCATGCTCAGTGCCAAGACTCGCCACTACCCGTCCGTCGCCAAGGCCTTCGGGGCGATGCAGGCTGGGGCAGTCGACGCTGTCATGGCGATGCGCGGGGAGGTCGATTGGCAGGTCCATGAAGCGGCGGATCCGCAATGGGCCCTCGCTGAGAACGCCTACCCGAACATGGGCAAGCAACGCTGGGACATCGGCATGGCGGTGCATGAGAGCAACCGTCAGTTGGCCTATGCCGTGGAAGAAGCGCTGGAGGGCTTGATACGCGATGGCAGCCTCAAGGCGCTGTATGCCCGCTATGGCCTGCGCTACGAAGTACCCGAAATGTACCAATAGGAGCGCGGGATGAACTGGCGAGCGTTTGGCCTGCTGTTGGGGTGCCTGCCGTTGATGGCGAGTGCCGTCGAGCCGGGAAAGGACCCGGTGCCGTCGGTAATGTGGGCCTTTTACCACAAACAGTTGCTGGCGGACGCGCCGTTCGTGTTCGACGAGCGGGTGCGTCTGTTGGCGCCACCCTTCGCCGAAGACGCGCGCCAGGTGCCGCTGGAAATCGATGCCCGGGCGTTCGCCGGCGATGTCGTGCGGATACTGGCCTGGGCCGAACTCAACCCGCTGCCCAGGATTGTCGATTTCCAGCCTTCGGAGCGGGTGCTGCCGTGGTTGTCGATCCGTATTCGTATCGAACAGGCCACGCCGTTGCGCGCCGCCGTGCAGACTCGCGACGGCCTGTGGCACGTTGGCTCGACCGTGATCGACGCGGCAGGTGGCGGTTGCACCGCGCCCAGCGTGGTGCGTACCCAAGCGGGTTGGGAGGAGCACCTGGGCGAGGTGTTGGGCGGGCGTTACCCGCGTGGGGATTCGAATCGCCTGCGCTTGCAGATCGCCCATCCCATGGACAACGGCCTGGTGAGCGGCATCCCTGAATTCTTCATCAACCAGGCGCAACTGTTCGACGCCGACGGCAAGCTGCTGGCGCGCCTGGAGCTATTTCCGGCGGTGAGCGAAAACCCCAACCTGGGCTTCGACATCCGAGGCTCGGGCCAGACCCGCCTGGTGCTGCGTGACAACAGCGGCAACCAGTTCGACGCGGCCATACCCTGACCACAAGGAGCGCGCCATGCGCTGGTTGCTGCTGATCTGTCTTGGGCTGTGCCTGCCGGCGTGGTCCGCCACCGATTACTCCCTCAAGCCGCGGCAGATCGCCGAGGGCACCTGGTTGCTGGAAGGCAGCACGGAAAATTTCGCCAAGGCCAACGGTGGCAATATCGTCAACACGGCGTTCATCGTTACCGACGCCGGTGTGGTAGTCATCGACACCGGGCCGTCGAAGCGTTATGGCGAAGCGCTGCGCCAGGCCATCGCGGCGACCACCGACAAACCGGTGATCCAGGTGCTGCTGACCCATCATCATCCCGATCACGTATTGGGCAACCAGGCCTTCAGCGACGTGCCCATTGGGGCGTTGCCCGGCACCGTCGACCTGCTGCGACAGCAGGGCGATGCGCTGGCGGAAAACATGTACCGGTTGGTAGGCGATTGGATGCGCGGCACCGAGGTGGTGCTGCCGACCCAGGCGCTGAACCCCGGGACGCTGAAGGTGGGCGACCATTCGATGCGCCTGCTGGCGTTGGCCGGCCATACCGGGGCGGACCTGGCGATCCTGGACGAAACCACCGGCGTGCTGTTTGCCGGCGACCTGGTATTTTATGAGCGCGCCCTGACGACCCCGAACAGCCCCGGCCTTGAGGTCTGGCTCAAGGACTTGGACACCCTCCAGGCGCTGCCCTGGAAGCAAATCGTCCCCGGCCACGGCCCGGTGGCGACCGACGCCCGGCCGTTTTCGCAAATGCACGACTACCTTGGCTGGCTCGACCAACTGATGCGCGACGGCGCCGCCCGCGGCGACGACATGGCCGAGATGATCCGCAGCCCCATCCCCGAGCGCTTCGCCGGGATCAGCTTGAGCCGGTATGAGTTGATTCGCAGT
This genomic interval carries:
- a CDS encoding sensor histidine kinase, whose protein sequence is MSALWRINLWVSAFFALVTLACATLLLHQATADVTRELQSAESVVHYLRETAQRDPASLQSRLTGSLRHVRVRWLAAAEHSPAQEPGLNAWLGRRLLHDGPVAQVVELQDGRRAWIAVDPGDEVDEILDSLVQLLGVCAMAWLLSLLAIRWAVRRGMRLLDDLLRALHQVSAGDLHVNLRTEGLSEAQQLAEHFNRMTAALAQTRADNARLTQALLAVQEQERRSLAQTLHDDLGQYVAGIRARACLLRLVIHQPPALEQTASELEEHCDHLQQGFRALVNDLYPVVLQHLPLGEAIELLARQWQDSHGIACQLRVDGAIPPLAGSDKAHLYRLLQEALTNIARHADASQVRIRMQHRAGRLRLWVRDNGRGAKQPARAGVGLHSMAERARSLGGELRVMSRPGAGWALDLNIPLEAS
- a CDS encoding response regulator transcription factor, translated to MNILLVDDHAVVRQGYASLLRALMPELQVREAASGEEALSQVQEQVPNLVIMDFGLPGISGLETTRRLRQRLPQLRVLFFSMHDELPLVRQALEAGAAGYLTKNSAPQVLVEAVRRVLAGHAYIEQALATQLACATNRHDSDPRLQSMTQRELEIFVMLAKGTPARTIAEQLCISAKTVSNHLTLLKSKLQVSSHAELVHLGIDMGVVRVAG
- a CDS encoding pentapeptide repeat-containing protein; this translates as MKSLPLLFLFIGAVAHADDTDIPLTINGCTIAESSQCPGANLRGAQLANQDLRKMNLAGADLRDADLRHARLDLANLEKAQLQGANLSRASLQQSNLRLADFSGATLKAIQGWGLFAQGAQFQRADLTAAYLQFARLSGARLHDANLQAADLEMAWLSKADLKGADLRDANLQEVKLGESNLEQANLTGSRQHYGNFQDANMKGCVGCPTSWER
- the exaA gene encoding quinoprotein ethanol dehydrogenase; the protein is MTIKTLPALSSLTVALLLAGSLSLGPQANAAVSWEDIANDHLTTKDVLQYGMGTNAQRWSPLAQVNDKNVFKLTPAWSYSFGDEKQRGQESQAIVSDGVVYVTGSYSRVFALDAKTGKRLWTYNHRLPDNIRPCCDVVNRGAAIYGDKIYFGTLDARVVALDKNTGKVVWNKKFGDHAGGYTMTGAPVLIKDKTSGKVLLIHGSSGDEFGVVGQLFARDPDTGEEVWMRPFVEGHMGRLNGKDSTPTGDVKAPSWPDDKTTETGKVEAWSHGGGAPWQSASFDPETNTIIVGAGNPGPWNTWARTAKDGNPHDYDSLYTSGQVGVDPSTGEVKWFYQHTPNDAWDFSGNNELVLFDYKDKDGKVVKATAHADRNGFFYVVDRNNGKLQNAFPFVDNITWASHIDLKTGRPVENPGQRPAKPLPGETKGKPVEVSPPFLGGKNWNPMAYSQDTGLFYVPGNQWKEEYWTEEVSYKKGSAYLGMGFRIKRMYDDHVGSLRAMNPTTGKVVWEHKEPLPLWAGVLATKGNLVFTGTGDGFFKAFDAKTGKELWKFQTGSGIVSPPVTWEQDGEQYIGVTVGYGGAVPLWGGDMAELTKPVAQGGSFWVFKIPSWDKATAQK
- the pedF gene encoding cytochrome c-550 PedF translates to MTTKRNAIIATALLMGLTGAGSAWAHGNVVPQAVETKGLTPIKDTNLPLDADGWAAQNPYRNSPERDKAVEIGASAYNQNCAACHGLEAKSGGIAPDLRMLDAAEAGDEWFVERVRHGAVRDGRVYMPKMADYLSQEALWAVRTYLDSVHVEE
- a CDS encoding substrate-binding periplasmic protein, yielding MRLFAWVMCSLLLCGQAAQAQVRSYDQMIADGELKVAVYKDFAPYSFEDQGEPRGVDVELAQALAKAMGVRLKLMWAPPGEKLDDDLRDYIWRSSPLHDRQLADLMMRVPYDHDYVQRRNDIGELENAQVVMFGPYQQECWQVAYDRRRLDSVGSVAVFQQHPIGVEVDSVPSFYLTSVFNGMLSAKTRHYPSVAKAFGAMQAGAVDAVMAMRGEVDWQVHEAADPQWALAENAYPNMGKQRWDIGMAVHESNRQLAYAVEEALEGLIRDGSLKALYARYGLRYEVPEMYQ
- a CDS encoding quinoprotein dehydrogenase-associated SoxYZ-like carrier: MNWRAFGLLLGCLPLMASAVEPGKDPVPSVMWAFYHKQLLADAPFVFDERVRLLAPPFAEDARQVPLEIDARAFAGDVVRILAWAELNPLPRIVDFQPSERVLPWLSIRIRIEQATPLRAAVQTRDGLWHVGSTVIDAAGGGCTAPSVVRTQAGWEEHLGEVLGGRYPRGDSNRLRLQIAHPMDNGLVSGIPEFFINQAQLFDADGKLLARLELFPAVSENPNLGFDIRGSGQTRLVLRDNSGNQFDAAIP
- a CDS encoding quinoprotein relay system zinc metallohydrolase 1; this translates as MRWLLLICLGLCLPAWSATDYSLKPRQIAEGTWLLEGSTENFAKANGGNIVNTAFIVTDAGVVVIDTGPSKRYGEALRQAIAATTDKPVIQVLLTHHHPDHVLGNQAFSDVPIGALPGTVDLLRQQGDALAENMYRLVGDWMRGTEVVLPTQALNPGTLKVGDHSMRLLALAGHTGADLAILDETTGVLFAGDLVFYERALTTPNSPGLEVWLKDLDTLQALPWKQIVPGHGPVATDARPFSQMHDYLGWLDQLMRDGAARGDDMAEMIRSPIPERFAGISLSRYELIRSVSHLYPRYERAGMKRVDTHDPD